Proteins encoded within one genomic window of Methanolacinia paynteri:
- a CDS encoding DUF460 domain-containing protein has product MKVFGIDVIKGSVRSRTKRPVFAVVVRENDGITEEGEMSLFRVLRRIASEKPDILAVDSLQEISRDHHDLYSVLGILPPETRLVQVTGGEKQVPLAVVAARYNLKFNNKFDPFVEARTIAHVAELGGGYELIAFGGTTDIIVSRHRSIGKGGWSQNRYIRKIHGSVQQKAVEVEDALKEAILRYERIDHKGYGGLRRVEFHVHAPREHIPVSEETRADVQVNVSARRLDRIHFRPQHSKKRNIIVGVDPGTTVGIAALDLDGNLVELKSSRQMSINDWIEEISALGKPVLIASDVAHMPSSVDKIRRSFHAAGYNPPEDRTQEEKVAICSGFSYANDHERDSLAAAIEAYRTFNNKFKNIEKRIPAGFDLDTARAGIIRGLSIEQIVADSNPRKEPVAERKTEEPTAPESKKDPRISQLEGMVRNLREYVSDLQDELAEKEREIDHLGRIISDERSGRFERIKRDSEIEKRDATIKSLKSKLRKEEKRRKKFIRQIKRMKNYADLQNDQRQIPVKVVRNLTRECVRSVDDEYGIGSEDILYIEKTGGWGNAVISFLRDAGVCAVITPDQDQRLINTLRHEKIPLLSSVDVPVATRGSIGFAFRKEFDQALEKWKEGQEIFEKEKSAEMIESIVSEYRSERELEARRHGRS; this is encoded by the coding sequence TTGAAGGTTTTCGGAATAGACGTGATCAAAGGTTCTGTCCGCTCAAGGACGAAGAGGCCGGTCTTTGCTGTTGTAGTCAGGGAAAACGACGGGATCACCGAAGAAGGGGAGATGTCGCTCTTCAGGGTTCTACGCAGGATTGCATCCGAAAAACCTGACATCCTTGCTGTCGACAGTCTCCAGGAGATCTCAAGGGATCATCATGACCTCTATTCCGTCCTCGGAATTCTTCCGCCCGAGACAAGGCTTGTGCAGGTTACCGGTGGCGAAAAACAGGTACCTCTTGCAGTTGTTGCCGCACGATACAACCTGAAGTTCAACAACAAATTCGATCCCTTTGTCGAGGCGAGGACCATCGCCCATGTGGCGGAACTCGGCGGCGGCTATGAGTTAATAGCATTCGGGGGAACCACCGATATCATAGTGTCGCGGCACAGGTCGATAGGTAAGGGAGGCTGGAGCCAGAACCGGTATATAAGAAAGATTCACGGCTCCGTCCAGCAGAAGGCGGTCGAAGTCGAGGATGCGCTTAAGGAGGCAATCCTCAGGTACGAAAGGATCGATCATAAAGGATACGGCGGCCTCAGGAGAGTGGAGTTCCATGTCCATGCCCCACGGGAGCATATTCCCGTATCCGAAGAGACGCGTGCGGATGTTCAGGTCAACGTCAGTGCAAGAAGGCTCGACCGGATACATTTCAGGCCGCAGCATTCGAAGAAGAGAAATATCATAGTCGGGGTAGATCCCGGGACAACGGTAGGTATTGCGGCGCTTGATCTTGACGGAAATCTTGTCGAGCTTAAAAGTTCGAGGCAGATGTCGATCAACGACTGGATCGAGGAGATATCCGCATTGGGAAAACCTGTCCTGATTGCATCCGATGTCGCCCATATGCCCTCGTCTGTTGATAAGATCAGAAGGTCGTTTCATGCAGCAGGCTATAATCCCCCTGAGGACCGGACACAGGAGGAAAAGGTTGCAATATGCTCCGGTTTTTCATATGCGAACGATCACGAGAGAGACTCTCTTGCAGCTGCAATCGAAGCATATCGGACTTTCAACAACAAGTTCAAAAATATCGAAAAGAGGATCCCTGCAGGATTCGATCTGGATACAGCAAGGGCGGGGATCATCCGCGGCCTTTCCATCGAACAGATCGTCGCCGATTCCAATCCCCGGAAAGAGCCGGTGGCGGAACGGAAGACGGAGGAGCCGACCGCTCCAGAGAGTAAAAAAGACCCGAGAATCTCGCAGCTTGAAGGGATGGTCAGGAATCTCAGGGAATATGTGTCTGATCTTCAGGACGAACTTGCCGAAAAGGAGAGGGAGATCGATCATCTCGGGAGGATTATCAGCGACGAGAGGTCAGGGCGCTTTGAGAGAATAAAACGTGATTCGGAGATAGAAAAGCGTGATGCAACGATAAAGTCGCTGAAATCGAAACTCCGGAAGGAAGAGAAACGGCGGAAGAAATTCATAAGGCAGATAAAGCGCATGAAGAACTATGCGGATCTCCAGAACGATCAGCGGCAGATCCCCGTAAAGGTAGTCCGGAACCTGACCCGTGAGTGCGTAAGATCGGTCGACGACGAATACGGTATCGGTTCCGAAGATATCCTGTATATCGAAAAGACCGGGGGGTGGGGCAATGCCGTAATATCGTTCCTGAGGGATGCAGGAGTCTGTGCAGTCATAACGCCTGATCAGGATCAGCGGCTGATAAATACCCTGAGACATGAAAAGATCCCCCTTCTCAGCTCAGTTGATGTTCCGGTAGCTACGAGAGGAAGCATCGGATTTGCATTCAGGAAAGAATTCGACCAGGCGCTTGAAAAATGGAAGGAGGGCCAGGAGATATTTGAAAAGGAGAAGTCCGCAGAGATGATCGAGTCGATTGTGAGCGAGTACAGGTCAGAGAGAGAATTGGAGGCAAGAAGGCATGGACGATCGTGA
- a CDS encoding RIO1 family regulatory kinase/ATPase domain-containing protein — translation MPLSADEIKELHRYEYRILKSLEWLMKKYLWVPEDVLRKSTKLSESEMKYRLGRLMEMDMVKSSTKPYTGYQLVFKGYDALAISSLVTKGTLNALGSLIGVGKESEVYEALGLGVLVIKIHRVGQRSFQSVRLNRSYIPEWKHFPWLFASMESAKMEFTALSTLQKGGVSVPVPIAINRNVIAMSFIPGLNLNQVTLEEPQEIFDEVVENLAKAYKLGFIHSDLSEFNIMVDGEKVWLIDWPQWIEPSHPNADTILRRDINNLVNYFSKKYGLTKTTDEVINLVIG, via the coding sequence ATGCCGCTCTCAGCCGACGAAATAAAGGAACTGCACAGGTACGAATACAGGATTTTAAAGAGCCTCGAGTGGCTCATGAAGAAATACCTGTGGGTCCCCGAGGATGTGCTCAGGAAATCAACGAAACTCTCTGAATCCGAGATGAAATACAGGTTGGGCCGGCTGATGGAGATGGATATGGTTAAGAGCAGCACCAAACCCTATACCGGCTATCAGCTCGTATTCAAGGGATATGACGCTCTTGCAATATCGTCTCTCGTAACGAAGGGCACCCTGAACGCCTTAGGTTCGCTTATAGGCGTCGGAAAAGAGTCGGAGGTATATGAAGCGCTCGGTCTAGGTGTCCTCGTAATAAAAATTCACCGCGTTGGACAGCGCTCCTTCCAGTCTGTAAGGCTCAACAGGAGCTATATTCCCGAGTGGAAGCATTTCCCCTGGCTCTTTGCATCGATGGAGTCTGCGAAGATGGAATTTACGGCTCTCTCTACACTCCAGAAAGGGGGCGTTTCTGTCCCTGTCCCGATCGCGATCAACAGGAATGTCATAGCCATGTCGTTCATTCCCGGCTTAAACCTCAACCAGGTGACCCTCGAAGAGCCGCAGGAGATCTTCGACGAGGTCGTGGAGAACCTTGCAAAGGCCTACAAGCTCGGTTTTATTCACAGCGATCTCTCTGAATTCAATATCATGGTCGACGGCGAGAAGGTCTGGCTCATCGACTGGCCGCAGTGGATAGAGCCTTCACATCCCAATGCGGATACGATACTCAGGCGCGATATCAACAACCTTGTCAACTATTTTTCAAAGAAGTACGGGCTTACGAAGACGACTGACGAGGTAATTAATCTGGTGATCGGTTGA
- a CDS encoding ATP-binding protein: MKCSKCGRDAVLFQDYSGMHLCESHFTADFEGRAKKAIRKYRWISQGDRIAVAMSGGKDSSALLHFLTKTFGERRDITIFAISIDEGIRCYRDMKPVEKIAERYGVSFHAVSFKETYGFTIDDIVEKQGDRISCSRCGVLRRHLLNKTARELGATKIALGFNLDDEAQSVLMNALRGDTETLVRRQVPREGFVPRIRPFIHLPEREVALYALLNVEGFIEAGCPYSKNALRADVREILNIYNYRHPAAKYALVNLGEELKGNEGDNKTEPSICPECGEPVFGECQACRIVREMKR; this comes from the coding sequence ATGAAGTGTTCAAAGTGCGGCAGAGACGCCGTACTGTTCCAGGACTACTCGGGAATGCACCTCTGCGAGAGTCATTTTACAGCGGATTTTGAAGGCCGGGCAAAGAAGGCGATACGAAAATATCGCTGGATCTCCCAGGGAGACAGGATAGCCGTGGCGATGAGCGGAGGAAAGGACTCAAGCGCCCTCCTGCACTTCCTCACCAAAACATTCGGTGAAAGAAGAGACATCACCATATTCGCCATCTCGATCGATGAAGGGATACGCTGTTACAGGGATATGAAACCCGTCGAAAAGATCGCCGAAAGATACGGGGTTTCCTTCCATGCGGTCTCCTTCAAAGAGACATACGGGTTCACAATCGATGATATCGTAGAGAAGCAGGGCGACAGGATATCCTGCTCCCGGTGCGGGGTTTTAAGGAGGCATCTTCTCAACAAAACCGCAAGAGAGCTTGGAGCAACGAAGATCGCGCTCGGTTTCAACCTGGACGATGAGGCGCAGTCGGTCCTGATGAATGCACTCAGGGGCGATACCGAAACCCTCGTCCGCAGACAGGTGCCGAGAGAAGGATTCGTTCCGAGAATCAGGCCTTTCATCCATCTCCCGGAGAGAGAGGTCGCACTATATGCATTGCTCAACGTCGAAGGCTTTATCGAGGCGGGGTGCCCCTATTCCAAAAACGCCCTCCGTGCCGATGTCAGGGAGATCCTTAATATATACAACTACAGGCACCCGGCTGCAAAATATGCCCTCGTAAATCTCGGAGAAGAATTAAAAGGAAATGAGGGAGATAATAAGACAGAGCCATCGATCTGCCCGGAATGCGGGGAACCCGTGTTCGGGGAGTGCCAGGCATGCAGGATTGTCAGGGAGATGAAGAGATGA
- a CDS encoding potassium channel family protein: MQDCQGDEEMKRNRIIRRLNHFLFRDRLNFYIELLIFQIIFYSILLYYAIPYLEGTRLTLPESVLFVMQTMTTVGYDLLTFFPTENPLTIIIIIIIMSTGVFTVLMIIPAAMAPFIQEVFRPQPPVAVSEKISGHVIITGYDELVKSLIESLLVSSLRVVLVEEDENKAFAAMNDFSKFKKEIYVISGSYDENETWTGADIATAAKIIICEQEYISSKIILGIRDRTTAEITAVVDRLLYGRYLLYAGADHIISPKDVTGRILARHASLTPEVDIIYEATKGNRIRRAEVSENSLKFVYITVSEGCGIIGRTLDELNLYENYGVEPIFIMKKGHFYFEKGENVSIDRSTTIFLLGRTDSITKLFENELKCSIREEKLAVISGYGDLGRVVESELEKAGVQPLVIDPNIDEITGIKGDAQEESVLKAAHIDKAEACITAADDDDVNIFTTLIARNLNPGLHILSRANKSSSVEKLYRAGADYVALLPTLGGQIIAATVLQDIVSILLDLPKNMKVVMKHITEDISMSVGECERMTGAKIIGIEGPNHTLIRPPPETNLENGDSVIAFGDYNALKKLIKLLSGEKYGNIMRRL, from the coding sequence ATGCAGGATTGTCAGGGAGATGAAGAGATGAAAAGAAACCGGATTATCAGGCGTCTTAATCATTTCTTATTCCGTGACAGGCTCAATTTTTACATCGAACTGCTGATATTCCAGATTATCTTCTATTCGATTCTGCTTTATTATGCCATACCATATCTCGAGGGAACAAGACTGACCCTTCCGGAATCCGTTCTCTTCGTAATGCAGACGATGACGACGGTCGGCTATGACCTGCTCACGTTCTTCCCTACGGAAAATCCGCTGACAATTATAATTATTATAATAATTATGTCAACAGGCGTATTCACCGTTTTAATGATAATCCCTGCAGCAATGGCACCGTTCATCCAGGAGGTTTTCAGGCCGCAGCCTCCCGTAGCGGTTTCTGAAAAGATCAGCGGCCATGTCATAATCACCGGTTATGACGAACTCGTAAAATCATTGATCGAAAGCCTTCTTGTATCAAGCCTCAGGGTTGTTCTGGTCGAAGAGGATGAAAATAAGGCATTTGCCGCGATGAACGATTTTTCAAAATTTAAAAAGGAAATATATGTCATCAGCGGATCGTATGATGAAAACGAGACCTGGACCGGGGCGGATATCGCAACTGCAGCCAAAATAATCATCTGCGAACAGGAGTATATATCATCAAAGATTATCCTCGGGATCCGGGACAGGACCACCGCAGAGATCACTGCCGTCGTCGACAGGCTGTTATACGGAAGGTATCTCCTCTACGCGGGTGCAGATCACATAATATCACCGAAGGATGTAACCGGAAGAATTCTTGCAAGGCACGCATCGCTGACGCCGGAAGTAGACATCATATACGAAGCCACAAAGGGAAACAGGATACGACGAGCAGAAGTCAGTGAAAATTCCCTTAAATTCGTATATATCACCGTATCGGAAGGATGCGGGATCATCGGCAGGACCCTTGACGAACTGAACCTCTACGAGAATTACGGAGTCGAACCGATCTTCATAATGAAAAAAGGGCATTTCTACTTTGAAAAAGGCGAAAATGTCTCGATCGACCGTTCGACGACGATCTTTCTCTTAGGGCGAACGGATTCGATAACGAAGCTATTTGAAAATGAACTCAAATGTTCAATCAGAGAGGAAAAACTCGCTGTTATATCGGGTTACGGCGATCTCGGACGGGTCGTTGAGAGCGAACTTGAAAAGGCCGGTGTCCAGCCGCTTGTAATTGATCCCAATATTGACGAAATTACAGGAATTAAGGGAGATGCACAGGAGGAGTCGGTTCTAAAGGCCGCACATATAGACAAGGCGGAAGCATGCATAACGGCGGCGGACGACGACGATGTCAACATCTTCACGACGCTGATTGCAAGAAACCTGAACCCGGGGCTTCACATACTCTCAAGAGCGAACAAATCCTCATCCGTCGAAAAACTCTATCGTGCCGGGGCCGATTATGTCGCCCTTCTGCCAACATTGGGAGGGCAGATAATCGCTGCAACAGTTCTCCAGGACATCGTATCGATTCTCCTCGACCTTCCGAAGAACATGAAGGTCGTAATGAAGCATATAACCGAAGATATTTCGATGTCTGTTGGAGAATGCGAACGGATGACCGGTGCGAAGATTATCGGGATCGAAGGGCCGAACCATACTCTTATCAGACCACCTCCTGAGACAAATCTTGAAAACGGGGACTC